TTGGTGCGGTGTTCGCATGCCAATTTGACGCAGACCGATTCAAGCTCCAGTCGCGCAGTCACGATTTCATCGACGTTGATGTCGCCGACCGCCACCATGAGCGTGGTCGTATTGGCAAGCGAACGTCCCGCTTCCGGCGGCGCAGGCGCCGTGACGAAGTTTCCACCGGCTGGACCGCGGCGCGACCTGATCAAATGTTGGGCCGCCAAGCGCTTCAACGCTTCGCGAATCGTCGGTCTGGATACGTTGAACTTCGCAGCCAGCTCGTCCTCCGACGGCAGTCGGACGTCGACTTTAAGCCTGCCTTGAAGGATCGCGGCCCGAATATTCTCCGCAATTTGCTTGGCGGCACTGGCTGTTACCACGTCGCCCAGATCGACCTGAAGGTCTACCGCTTTCGCCATCTACCTTCTCTGATTCCAGTCAAGAGTTTCACTGGTAGCAGTAGCGGCAAGCCGCGCCTTCCACAAGAGTAAGCACCTTAATCGTATATTTGTTTGACAAATAGATATTTGACGTTAGGTTTCATTCCCGAAATCCGTAGCGGCGCGGCAGAAGGCACCGTGTCCAATGCGATGGGCGTTCGATGGGAAGGAAAACAAGCATGGTTGATGCTGTTCCGGTCGGTGAATTGCCACCAGTAGGCATCGTCCCCCGGCGAATGCATGCGCAGGTCATCAGAAGCGATCGGTTGGGCGATCCGGTGAAGGCATTCCGGATCGAGGAGATCGACACGCCTAGGCCCGGAAAGAAAGAAGTCCTGGTCGCGGTCATGGCCGCCGGCCTCAATTTCAACAACGTCTGGGCGGCCCGCGGAGTCCCAATCGACGTAATTGCTGCTCGGAGGGCCCAGGGTTCTCCTCACGACTTTCACATCGGTGGAAGCGATGCCTCCGGGATCGTGTACGCGGTGGGAGAAGGGGTCACAAACATCAAGGTCGGCGATGAGGTCGTCGTGCATCCGGGCTTTTGGGATCCTAATGATCCGGATGTCCTTGCCGGCCGTGATCCGATGCTCGCGAACAGTGCGCAAATCTGGGGGTACAACACGAACTTCGGTTCATTCGCGCAGTTCTGCCTCGCCTACGATCATCAAATCCTCTCGAAGGCAAAACATCTCACCTGGGAGGAGGCTGCGGCTCCCACGTTGGTCGGAACCACGGCCTATCGAATGCTCCATGGTTGGCAGGGGCATACGGTTCAAGAGGGGGATGTCGTCTTGGTTTGGGGCGGCTCCGGAGGCGTCGGGTCACAGGCCGTCCAAATCGCCAAGGAAGCCGGCGCGTTGCCGATCGCGGTGGTCTCCGATGCGAAGAAGGGAGAATACTGCAAGTCGCTGGGGGCGATCGGATTCATCGATCGTCGAGAATTCAATCATTGGGGTCAGCCCCCGCACTGGACCGACGACAAAGGGCAAAAGGCCTGGACGGCGCAAGCGCGCGCATTCGGCAAAAAGATTTGGGACATCCTGGGCGAAAAGCGCAGCCCGCAAATCGTTATCGAGCACCCCGGAGAGGATACGATTCCTACCTCGATCTTCGTGTGCAACGCGGGTGGCATGGTCGTGATCTGCGCGGGGACGACCGGCTACTCGGCCGTGGTCGACCTTCGATACCACTGGGTTCGCCAAAAGCGGCTGCAGGGCTCCCACGGCACGAACACCGAGCAAGCCAAGGCCTACAACGAGCTCGTAATCGCCAAGCGAATTGTTCCCTGCATGGGAGAGGTGCGCTCATTTGATCAAGTTGGTCAGGCTCACCAGGACATGATGAACGGCAAGCTTGCCCACGGTAACACGACCATCCTGGTTGGAGCTTCCAAAGCTGGCCTCGGCGCTTCGAATTGACGATGCGACTTCTCATTGCGTCGCGCGGAATACTGTCGGCACACGCCGACACTGCCATTGAGCGGCCATTCCCTGGCTAACCTTCGAGCAACTCGAAGTACGAGCTCAAGCCGCTGATGAAACAAACTCAAGGGAGGGTAAGATGAAGACTACGGTGTGCGCGTTGGCTCTCGCGTTGCTTCCGACGTGCATAAATGCGCAGACGATGCCAACCTTCAAGGCCGGCGTTCTAAACGACCAATCGGGCGTGTATGCGGACATCGACGGTCCCGGTTCGGTTCTCGCTGCGAAGATGGCGGTTGAAGATTTCAACCCGGAAAAGCGCGGTTTCAAGGTCGAGGTGCTCGCGGCCGACCATCAGAACAAGGCGGATGTCGGCGTCAACATCACCAGGAAATGGTTCGATATCGACAAGGTTGATGCGGTCGTCGACGTTCCCACCTCCTCTGTAGCCTTGGCTATCTCGCAGCTCGTTAAAGACAAGGACAAAACGTTCTTGATTGACGCGGCCGGTTCTTCAGACCTCACTGGCAAAGCCTGCACGCCGAACAACGTTCACTGGACTTACGACACCTGGGCCCTCGCCAACGGTACCGCAAAGGCGGTCGTCGGGACGGGCGGCAAGACCTGGTATTTCCTGACCGCAGACTATGCCTTCGGGCACGCGCTCGCGCGCGATGCGACGGACATCGTGAAGGCTCAAGGCGGCACGGTTGTCGGTCAGGTGCTCGCTCCGTTCCAGACGACGGACTTCTCCTCGTTCGTGCTCCAAGCACAAAGCAGCAAGGCACAGATCATCGCCCTGGCAAACTCCGGCGGCGACACCGTGACGTCGGTAAAGCAAGCGCAAGAGTTCGGATTGACCGCCGGAGGCCAGAAGCTGGCGGGTCTTCTGGTGTTCGTCTCGGACGTCAAGTCGATGGGCCTGCAAACCGCTCAGGGTCTGCTTCTTACAGAAGCATTTTACTGGGATCTCAACGACAAGACCCGGGCATGGTCCAGGCGTTTCGCGGCCCGCAACGAGGGACGTTACCCGACCATGAACCAAGCGGGCGTCTACGCGTCCATGTTGCATTGGATGAAGGCCATTGAAGCGATGGACAAGGAAGAGGCGCGCTCGGGAACGGCTGTCGTTGAGAAGATGAAGCAGATGCCGACGGAAGACGATCTCTTCGGCAAGGGATCGATCAGAAAGGACGGTCGCAAGATTCATAACATGTATCTGTTCGAAGTGAAAAAGCCCAGCGAGTCCAAGATGGACTACGACTTCTACAAACTCATCGCCACGATCCCGGGAGACGAAGCCTTCCGTCCAATGGATCAAGGCGGCTGTCCTTTAGTAAAATAGCGGGGTCCGTTGGTTCGATCTGGCTCGAAGAACGTCTCGCTCGCTATGCTGCTGGTGGCAGAGATAGCGGCTATGTCGACCTGGTTTGCAACGAGCGCGTCCATCAATGTCATCAAGGCCTCGTGGCATCTTTCGTTGGTACATGAGGCAATGCTCACGAATGCCGTTCAGGCCGGCTTTGTCGTTGGAACACTCGTCAGCGCCGTGCTCGCACTTCCGGATCGCGTCGACTTGCGAAAGGTATTTGCCGGATCGGCTTTGACCGCTGCCATAGCCACCTTGTCGATCGTGTTCTTCGAGCCGACCTCGCTCTTCGTGCTCGTACTGCGCTTCATTACGGGCGCCTGCATGGCCGGCGTCTACCCCGTAGGCATGGCCATCGCATCCACTTGGGCCACGGGGGACCTGGGCTTGCTCATCGGCCTTTTGGTCGGCGGACTTACTTTGGGCTCCGCCGCTCCTCACATTGTGGCTACTACGGATTGGACAGTCCCCTGCGTGGCGGCTGGCTGCAGTACCTTGCTGGCGGCCGTTGCAATATGCTTTGTCGGGCTTGGCCCAAACGTCTGGGCTGCGCCGAAGTTCAAAGCGTCCCATATCTTGCAGGGTTGGAAAAACCGGGCGGTCCGGACGGCGAATTTTGGCTATTTCGGTCACATGTGGGAGCTCTACGCAATGTGGTCGTGGATCGGTTCGTTTGTCCTTGCGAGCTTTGCGGACGCACAACAGCAATCTCCTGTCAGCGCTACTCTTGTGACGTTCGCAATAATCGGATCGGGAGCCGTGGGAGCCTTGGTGGGCGGTTGGTTGGCAGACCGATGGGGAAGAACAGCCGTAACCAGCCTCTCCATGATGGTAAGCGGTTGCTGCGCGGTTCTGATTGGCTTTACATTTGGGGCATCGCCCATTCTCACCATCTTGGTCGGCGTCATATGGGGGGTCGCCGTGATCGCGGACTCAGCGCAATTCTCCGCATCGGTTGCGGAGCTTTGTGACGCGCCGCTCCGTGGAACGATGCTCACTCTTCAAACGAGTCTCGGTTTCCTGATCACTCTTGTAAGCATCCAGGCCATGCCATTCGCTGTCAAAATGGTTGGATGGCATCTCGCATTTTCTGTACTTGCGATTGGGCCGTTTCTCGGCACAATCGCGATGTTGCAGCTTCGCCGCATGCCGGAATCAAAAAAGCTTGCCCAAGGACGCCGATGAAGGGAGACGGTCAATGAACCTAGCGTACGTCCAATATCAACGCGTCGACTCGGCGGCGCACATCGTTCTAACGCGTCCCGAAAGGACAAACGCGCTCAATGGCCAGATGCTCGCGGAAATCATGTTGGCAATGGACGCGGCGGAAGCGGATGCCGAAGTGCGAGCGATCGTGGTGAGCGGCAGCGGGACTTCGTTTTCCTCCGGTTTCGACCTCAAGGAACAGATGGAGAAGCGGCCGACCGGCGTCACGCAGTGGCGTCCTCTGCTTCAGAAAGATTTTGACGTCGTCATGCGCTTCTGGCGAAGCCCAAAGCCGACGATTGCGAGCGTGCGAGGCGCGTGTCTCGCCGGCGCGTTCGAGCTGATGATGGCTTGCGACATCACCATCGCTAGCGAAACAGCATTTTTCGGAGAGCCCGAGCTGAAGTTTGGCGCGGGTATCGTCGTCATGCTTCTTCCGTGGTTAGTTGGCCCGAAAGTGGCAAAGGAGATCATTCTAACAGGAGAGGATAGAATCTCCTGCGACCGAGCGTACCAGCTCGGTCTGGTGAACCGCATTGTCGCGGACGCGAAGCTCGAAGAAGTTGTGGCAGGGGTAGCTCAGCATATCGCTGCGATAGATCCCGATCTCGTCAAGCAGACGAAGCGCGCGCTTAACAAGTCCTTCGAAATGCGCGGGCTCACGGAAGCGCTCGATGCCGCGCTTGACATTGATCTTCAGATTGAGGGCGGTGGCTCTCCTGACAAGATCCAGTTCATGGAAATTGCCCGCTCGCAGGGTCTGAAGGCGGCCTTGACTTGGCGTGACAGCCGCTTTCCGAGCCGCAGCCAATGACAGTGCGTTTGAATGATTGGATCCTGCGTCAATCAGGCAACGACATTGGCCTTGAAGGCGCCGATTCAAAGTTTACCCACTCTGAACTTGCTCGCGAGGCTTCGCTGCTCGCGAGCAAACTTCGAGACGCTGGAGCTACACGCTCTGAACCGATCATCCTTCAAATTGGTAACGAGCCAACGGATGTCATCGGCTTCCTGGGGATCTGGGCCGCCGGCGCGGTCGCCGTCCCGGTGCATGTAGGGGCGGCGGCATCGACTCGTGAAATGGTCGCGCGTCGAACGAGAGCGCGCTTTTCGGTGGCTGCGAGCTCCGTGACGTCAGTTGCGGAAGGTGTGCCACCGAATAGGCCGTTGCTTAATGATGCGGCTCTTATCGTTTTTACGTCAGGCAGCACAGGGGTGCCAAAGGGAGTGGTGATTGGGCACGAAGGCTTCATAGCGAAGCTCGAGATGCTCTCCGGGCTCCTGCCACTTACGAGAACCGACGTCGTGCTCTGCCCCTTACAACTCACGTTCATCTTTGGAATGTGGGTCACCTTCTTGGGCCTCGCGAGCGGTGCTCGTGTCGTCCTATTACCGAAATTCTCCATGGACACCGTTGGCGGGTTGCTGCGCGACTGCACGACGCTTGCAGTCGTCCCCACGATGCTCAAGCTGATCGTGGCAGGTCCCAAACTGGACTCTTCCAAATTGCGCAAGATCCTCACCGGGGGGGAGTCACTGGGGTTGACGCTTCCGAGTAAGCTCAAGGAGCATTTTCCGGCAGCGGAATACTTCGATCTGTTTGGCTTGACGGAAACCGGATCCTGCGACTTCTGTCTAACGCCTTCGGATCAATACATCGGCCTTGGTACCATTGGTCGCCCAGTCCCCGGCGTGCAGTTCAAACTGGTCCCGGCTGAGTTTTCCCGATCGGAGAAAGAGGGAGAACTTCGGATCAAGACGTCCTCTCGAATGCTCGGTTACCTCGACGATCCAAGCTTGACGGATGTTTCGTTTGAGGGCGCGTACTTCAAGACAGGCGACCTGGCAAG
This genomic interval from Bradyrhizobium sp. NP1 contains the following:
- a CDS encoding FadR/GntR family transcriptional regulator, yielding MAKAVDLQVDLGDVVTASAAKQIAENIRAAILQGRLKVDVRLPSEDELAAKFNVSRPTIREALKRLAAQHLIRSRRGPAGGNFVTAPAPPEAGRSLANTTTLMVAVGDINVDEIVTARLELESVCVKLACEHRTNDQLELMRTELELQRKGSLTDEEFCESDVRFHRAIVDASANSLMQFLMHSVIEGLQPISNMIIFRVRERQEIVAFHKRIFAAIADRKKTLAVEALTELAAYTRDRLAAAIERRG
- the ccrA gene encoding crotonyl-CoA carboxylase/reductase, yielding MVDAVPVGELPPVGIVPRRMHAQVIRSDRLGDPVKAFRIEEIDTPRPGKKEVLVAVMAAGLNFNNVWAARGVPIDVIAARRAQGSPHDFHIGGSDASGIVYAVGEGVTNIKVGDEVVVHPGFWDPNDPDVLAGRDPMLANSAQIWGYNTNFGSFAQFCLAYDHQILSKAKHLTWEEAAAPTLVGTTAYRMLHGWQGHTVQEGDVVLVWGGSGGVGSQAVQIAKEAGALPIAVVSDAKKGEYCKSLGAIGFIDRREFNHWGQPPHWTDDKGQKAWTAQARAFGKKIWDILGEKRSPQIVIEHPGEDTIPTSIFVCNAGGMVVICAGTTGYSAVVDLRYHWVRQKRLQGSHGTNTEQAKAYNELVIAKRIVPCMGEVRSFDQVGQAHQDMMNGKLAHGNTTILVGASKAGLGASN
- a CDS encoding ABC transporter substrate-binding protein, translating into MKTTVCALALALLPTCINAQTMPTFKAGVLNDQSGVYADIDGPGSVLAAKMAVEDFNPEKRGFKVEVLAADHQNKADVGVNITRKWFDIDKVDAVVDVPTSSVALAISQLVKDKDKTFLIDAAGSSDLTGKACTPNNVHWTYDTWALANGTAKAVVGTGGKTWYFLTADYAFGHALARDATDIVKAQGGTVVGQVLAPFQTTDFSSFVLQAQSSKAQIIALANSGGDTVTSVKQAQEFGLTAGGQKLAGLLVFVSDVKSMGLQTAQGLLLTEAFYWDLNDKTRAWSRRFAARNEGRYPTMNQAGVYASMLHWMKAIEAMDKEEARSGTAVVEKMKQMPTEDDLFGKGSIRKDGRKIHNMYLFEVKKPSESKMDYDFYKLIATIPGDEAFRPMDQGGCPLVK
- a CDS encoding MFS transporter, yielding MLLVAEIAAMSTWFATSASINVIKASWHLSLVHEAMLTNAVQAGFVVGTLVSAVLALPDRVDLRKVFAGSALTAAIATLSIVFFEPTSLFVLVLRFITGACMAGVYPVGMAIASTWATGDLGLLIGLLVGGLTLGSAAPHIVATTDWTVPCVAAGCSTLLAAVAICFVGLGPNVWAAPKFKASHILQGWKNRAVRTANFGYFGHMWELYAMWSWIGSFVLASFADAQQQSPVSATLVTFAIIGSGAVGALVGGWLADRWGRTAVTSLSMMVSGCCAVLIGFTFGASPILTILVGVIWGVAVIADSAQFSASVAELCDAPLRGTMLTLQTSLGFLITLVSIQAMPFAVKMVGWHLAFSVLAIGPFLGTIAMLQLRRMPESKKLAQGRR
- a CDS encoding enoyl-CoA hydratase-related protein, with product MNLAYVQYQRVDSAAHIVLTRPERTNALNGQMLAEIMLAMDAAEADAEVRAIVVSGSGTSFSSGFDLKEQMEKRPTGVTQWRPLLQKDFDVVMRFWRSPKPTIASVRGACLAGAFELMMACDITIASETAFFGEPELKFGAGIVVMLLPWLVGPKVAKEIILTGEDRISCDRAYQLGLVNRIVADAKLEEVVAGVAQHIAAIDPDLVKQTKRALNKSFEMRGLTEALDAALDIDLQIEGGGSPDKIQFMEIARSQGLKAALTWRDSRFPSRSQ
- a CDS encoding AMP-binding protein, whose translation is MTVRLNDWILRQSGNDIGLEGADSKFTHSELAREASLLASKLRDAGATRSEPIILQIGNEPTDVIGFLGIWAAGAVAVPVHVGAAASTREMVARRTRARFSVAASSVTSVAEGVPPNRPLLNDAALIVFTSGSTGVPKGVVIGHEGFIAKLEMLSGLLPLTRTDVVLCPLQLTFIFGMWVTFLGLASGARVVLLPKFSMDTVGGLLRDCTTLAVVPTMLKLIVAGPKLDSSKLRKILTGGESLGLTLPSKLKEHFPAAEYFDLFGLTETGSCDFCLTPSDQYIGLGTIGRPVPGVQFKLVPAEFSRSEKEGELRIKTSSRMLGYLDDPSLTDVSFEGAYFKTGDLARIRDDGLVELIGRSKEIISRGGNKIAPLEIDNLFAEHPSVAAALCFGVPHADLGEALHMMVVLRSPTNVTDRDLRAWASTKIEKYKIPDQIHVVEALPLGRTGKADRRAAASSILSKIS